In one window of Poriferisphaera corsica DNA:
- a CDS encoding phage tail tube protein, producing MPQEFILGMNAKIYRGPAGSDLSTLSEMSNVRDVTLNLEAGEADVTTRGNQGWRATAPTLRECTAEFGMLWKPGDAGFDAIKTTYLTSSSIALAVLTGEKEGSGTEGPRGDFSITNFSRNEPLEEGVTVSVTAKLAKFEEWVEIA from the coding sequence ATGCCACAAGAATTCATACTCGGCATGAACGCCAAGATCTATCGAGGCCCTGCGGGATCGGATCTATCTACGCTATCCGAAATGAGTAACGTCCGTGATGTGACGCTTAACTTAGAAGCCGGTGAAGCGGATGTCACCACACGCGGCAATCAGGGTTGGCGTGCAACCGCGCCGACCTTGCGTGAATGTACCGCAGAATTCGGCATGCTCTGGAAGCCAGGCGATGCAGGCTTTGATGCGATCAAAACCACATACCTGACATCCTCATCCATCGCATTGGCAGTTCTAACAGGTGAAAAGGAGGGTTCCGGCACAGAGGGGCCAAGAGGTGATTTTAGTATCACCAATTTCAGTCGCAACGAGCCGCTTGAAGAAGGTGTGACGGTTTCAGTTACGGCGAAACTTGCGAAGTTTGAGGAGTGGGTGGAGATCGCTTAG
- a CDS encoding phage tail tape measure protein, which yields MPSTQSIRAGRAFVELFADDSKLVRGLRKAERKIKTFGQGIRSYGLKLAGLGTAIIGPLAASAKLFSTYGDQVAKMAKRTGLSVETLSELRFVASQTGTEFESLEMAFRKMQRSIYDAGRGLSTQADALKDLGVAFSHLEGLSPEDQFKLLADHISDIEDPTRKAAIAMTLFGRTGTNLLPMFAAGSQGIEGLQKQARDLGLTMSSEDAKAAEDFTDALDQLWKTLRMGVFHIGAALAPLLQKLTETITRIVVTVSNWIKTNKMVIVQAFKIAAIVTAVGIGLIALGGLITATGIALGAIASVIAGISTAFGVLASVIGFLVTPIGLVAIALGSLAAYFVYASGIAGKAVHWLSERLMNLKTFAFKAFEGIADALAAGDIALAAEVLWLSLKVQWIKGVNTIQSIWLGLKHFIADVLVGAFTGALAALQVVWHGLEVAWIETTSFLATAWHGFVNIFLRSWEKMKALAAKTWNYIKSFFSDSIDVTVANKQIDEALTRRLDEIDQDTGEAVIGNDLRRQSRRKQTAELNDLTLGVIGQRYEDEQTRQQQERAKAELEAERSLIEAKQAWEDAIAEARRKRDQVQLENGDKLELPQLPDIGDLVAREAERIGVRGTFNGGSIQALQVAGLGQENDAADRAARAGEETARNTRKLLDIVRDQPGLTFG from the coding sequence ATGCCATCTACCCAATCTATCCGAGCAGGTCGCGCCTTTGTCGAATTGTTTGCTGATGACAGCAAACTCGTTCGTGGATTGCGTAAAGCCGAGCGTAAGATCAAAACGTTTGGCCAAGGTATACGCAGCTACGGCCTCAAGCTTGCAGGTCTGGGTACTGCAATCATTGGCCCGCTAGCGGCATCTGCAAAACTCTTTAGCACCTACGGCGACCAAGTCGCCAAGATGGCCAAACGCACCGGCCTCAGTGTCGAAACCCTTTCGGAACTGCGTTTTGTAGCCTCCCAAACCGGCACAGAATTTGAATCGCTCGAAATGGCATTCCGCAAGATGCAGAGATCAATTTATGATGCCGGTCGTGGTCTATCGACGCAGGCTGATGCGCTCAAAGATCTTGGTGTTGCGTTCAGTCACCTCGAGGGTCTATCACCCGAAGATCAGTTCAAGCTTTTAGCGGATCACATCTCAGATATCGAAGACCCAACACGCAAAGCCGCGATTGCCATGACACTCTTTGGTAGAACCGGTACGAATTTACTGCCGATGTTCGCTGCTGGCAGCCAAGGTATTGAAGGATTGCAGAAGCAGGCACGTGATCTCGGCTTAACGATGAGTAGTGAGGATGCCAAAGCTGCTGAAGATTTTACAGACGCCTTAGATCAGCTTTGGAAGACGCTACGAATGGGCGTTTTTCATATTGGTGCAGCGTTGGCTCCGCTGCTACAAAAACTAACTGAAACAATCACCCGTATTGTCGTGACCGTCAGCAATTGGATCAAAACGAACAAGATGGTGATCGTCCAGGCTTTTAAGATCGCCGCGATCGTGACTGCGGTCGGCATCGGACTAATTGCTCTTGGCGGATTGATCACTGCGACCGGCATCGCACTCGGCGCAATTGCATCTGTAATCGCAGGTATATCAACTGCGTTTGGTGTTCTCGCAAGCGTGATCGGTTTTCTTGTGACGCCAATCGGCTTAGTAGCTATCGCACTTGGTTCGCTTGCTGCCTACTTCGTGTATGCATCTGGCATTGCGGGCAAAGCGGTGCACTGGTTAAGTGAGCGGCTGATGAACCTGAAGACGTTTGCATTTAAAGCGTTTGAAGGCATCGCAGACGCACTCGCAGCTGGTGATATTGCCTTGGCCGCAGAAGTGCTTTGGCTCTCGCTGAAGGTGCAATGGATCAAAGGCGTAAACACCATCCAATCTATTTGGCTTGGGTTAAAGCATTTCATCGCGGATGTACTGGTGGGTGCATTCACAGGCGCGTTAGCAGCCCTTCAGGTCGTCTGGCACGGATTAGAAGTCGCGTGGATCGAAACGACCTCTTTTCTCGCAACCGCATGGCACGGGTTCGTCAATATCTTTCTGCGTTCGTGGGAAAAGATGAAGGCTTTAGCAGCTAAGACATGGAACTACATCAAGAGTTTCTTCAGTGATTCAATTGATGTAACCGTTGCCAACAAGCAGATCGATGAAGCTTTAACAAGACGTTTAGATGAGATTGATCAAGATACCGGTGAGGCAGTGATCGGTAACGATCTACGCAGGCAATCGCGCCGCAAGCAAACTGCAGAACTCAATGATCTTACGCTTGGCGTAATTGGCCAGCGTTATGAAGATGAGCAAACCCGCCAACAGCAAGAACGAGCCAAAGCAGAACTGGAAGCTGAGCGATCACTGATCGAGGCCAAGCAGGCATGGGAAGACGCGATCGCAGAGGCAAGGCGTAAACGTGATCAGGTCCAGCTTGAAAACGGCGACAAATTAGAGCTACCACAATTACCTGATATTGGCGATCTTGTTGCTCGTGAAGCCGAGCGCATCGGTGTACGCGGCACATTCAATGGCGGTTCAATTCAAGCATTGCAAGTTGCAGGGTTAGGGCAAGAGAATGACGCGGCGGATCGGGCAGCCAGAGCCGGTGAAGAAACCGCACGTAACACGCGCAAGCTCTTAGATATTGTTCGTGATCAGCCGGGGCTAACGTTTGGTTAG
- a CDS encoding DUF6734 family protein yields MRSGLRIVHSLWSKPLELCVKRKRISGDWPSWKHYWYSWVLSAWQAHETQGRIDLVTDMKGAEILVEQLGLPYRSVSLALDELPEYVSPALWAYGKVLAYAQQRSSFLHIDSDVYLWKQLPEWCRNAPVIAQSFEATPQYLAFEDIYNRPRRTFCNLLEKVPPSWQPYAEENKSLNMGIFGGRDLGTIQAYCQQVREMVEHKANRLGWQALAATGLNNIGWSNMVVEQQTAYCVARQRGANIHTLFDEVDPSKLSEAAKVIGYTHVMGSKKKSVDHEFMQRLEKRVKEISSDAYDRIQEGFGLTRGCGGTKTTRKPSTIRKSTNVVKHVSHAGASVAKTSLGINRASKEQVTKRLAVCEKCPGDHAVWKNGKLYTCGPMLESMKKEGKGTCGCVLNLKARDMAEECPFGWW; encoded by the coding sequence ATGCGATCAGGTTTAAGAATTGTTCATTCACTTTGGAGTAAGCCGCTTGAGCTTTGCGTGAAACGTAAACGTATCAGCGGCGACTGGCCAAGCTGGAAGCACTACTGGTATAGCTGGGTGCTGTCCGCTTGGCAGGCCCATGAGACCCAAGGCCGCATTGACCTCGTGACGGATATGAAAGGTGCTGAAATTTTAGTCGAGCAGCTTGGTTTACCGTACCGCTCAGTGAGTTTGGCATTGGATGAGTTGCCAGAGTATGTCTCACCTGCACTCTGGGCTTACGGCAAAGTCTTGGCTTACGCTCAGCAGCGATCATCATTCCTGCATATCGATTCGGATGTGTATCTTTGGAAGCAGCTGCCGGAATGGTGTCGTAATGCACCTGTCATTGCGCAGAGCTTTGAAGCGACGCCGCAATACCTTGCCTTTGAGGATATCTATAACCGTCCAAGGCGAACGTTCTGCAATCTGCTAGAGAAAGTGCCACCGTCATGGCAACCATATGCAGAAGAAAACAAATCCCTCAATATGGGCATCTTTGGGGGCCGTGATCTCGGCACCATTCAAGCGTACTGTCAGCAAGTGAGGGAGATGGTGGAGCACAAAGCCAATCGCTTAGGCTGGCAGGCCTTGGCCGCAACAGGGTTAAACAACATCGGCTGGTCGAACATGGTTGTCGAGCAGCAAACGGCGTACTGCGTTGCGAGGCAGCGAGGAGCAAACATTCACACGCTCTTTGATGAAGTTGATCCGAGCAAACTATCCGAAGCGGCAAAGGTGATAGGTTACACCCATGTGATGGGTTCGAAGAAAAAGTCAGTCGATCACGAGTTCATGCAACGGCTCGAGAAACGTGTGAAAGAGATATCTTCGGATGCATATGATCGTATTCAAGAGGGTTTTGGTTTGACGAGAGGATGTGGTGGTACAAAAACAACACGCAAACCATCTACGATTCGCAAGAGTACGAACGTAGTCAAACATGTCAGCCATGCCGGCGCGAGTGTGGCCAAGACATCGCTTGGCATCAATCGAGCGTCTAAGGAGCAGGTAACAAAGCGTTTAGCTGTTTGTGAAAAGTGCCCCGGCGATCACGCGGTTTGGAAGAACGGCAAACTCTATACCTGCGGGCCTATGCTTGAATCGATGAAGAAAGAAGGGAAGGGTACTTGTGGATGTGTTTTGAACCTCAAAGCACGGGATATGGCGGAGGAATGCCCGTTTGGGTGGTGGTAA
- a CDS encoding endonuclease NucS domain-containing protein — MGDVKLFRINGESAIEVEGGAVKLEKQLQVIVERHLKLLLQIRLVASEYSTGKTHAGRIDTLGLDEDNCPVIIEYKRNANANVINQGLFYLDWLMDHQAEFEMLVLRQFGQDAADQIDWSSPRLLCIAEDFSRYDVHAVQQINKNIELLRYAYYPNDDLLMLELVNAVVAKSESRTKVNETSSSQVAKVQYTTQVEYLEKASPELKNLYEAVQDYMISLGDGVQERFLKLYIAFKRMRNFASIKLMTQNNSILMYLPLSPDDFELEEGFTRDVRNIGHHGTGHFELTIRNLEDLDKAKFYIQLSYEGHPSSSQIAKV, encoded by the coding sequence ATGGGTGATGTAAAGTTGTTTCGGATAAATGGTGAAAGCGCAATTGAGGTTGAAGGCGGAGCTGTAAAGCTGGAAAAACAGCTGCAAGTTATTGTCGAGCGTCATCTCAAACTTCTGCTTCAAATTAGATTGGTTGCTTCTGAATACTCAACAGGCAAAACGCATGCCGGGCGTATCGATACGCTTGGGCTTGATGAAGACAATTGCCCTGTCATTATCGAATACAAGCGGAATGCCAATGCAAACGTCATTAATCAAGGTCTTTTCTACCTCGATTGGCTTATGGATCATCAAGCTGAGTTCGAGATGCTTGTGTTGCGTCAATTTGGTCAGGATGCAGCAGATCAGATTGATTGGTCTTCCCCCAGGTTGCTATGTATAGCGGAAGATTTTTCACGGTATGACGTTCACGCTGTTCAGCAAATCAATAAGAATATTGAGCTCTTGCGGTATGCTTATTATCCCAATGATGACCTTTTAATGCTTGAACTGGTCAATGCTGTTGTTGCCAAGAGTGAATCGCGAACAAAAGTTAATGAAACATCTAGTTCTCAAGTTGCAAAAGTGCAATACACCACTCAAGTTGAATATCTAGAAAAAGCTTCTCCGGAGTTAAAGAATCTCTACGAGGCCGTCCAAGATTATATGATTAGCTTAGGCGATGGCGTACAAGAGCGATTTTTGAAACTTTATATTGCTTTTAAAAGAATGAGAAATTTTGCCTCAATCAAATTAATGACACAAAATAATAGCATACTTATGTATTTGCCATTAAGTCCAGATGATTTTGAACTTGAAGAAGGTTTCACTCGTGATGTTAGAAATATAGGTCATCACGGGACTGGTCATTTCGAATTAACAATACGTAATCTTGAGGATTTAGATAAAGCTAAGTTCTATATCCAACTAAGCTATGAGGGACACCCAAGTTCAAGTCAAATTGCGAAGGTTTAG
- a CDS encoding SNF2-related protein — translation MPTETSLQVDRISDQQACYYAHELTRVGAVGEIDRLSATLFDAKVDLNPHQVDAALFAISNPLQKGVILADEVGLGKTIEAGLVLCQKWAERKRRLIIVSPAHIRKQWQSELADKFNLPSIVMDRKIFNQFKREGHINPFDCGKIIVISYGFAARMQDELRATSFDLVVFDEAHKLRNAYQPSRKQGQKLRWAFELRQKLLLTATPLQNSLLELYGLGWMIDEHLFGDKGAFQSRYCRADGDIEGLRHRLSQFCKRTLRKDCEYVRYTKRRAITHPFTQSQAEKNLYADVLAFMQQDESYAFPVKQRQLVEIVVFKALASSPQALAGTLRTMLKRLENLRDGMKKNGGDDYWDELAADEDLDIEDLVDEWDEDEDTNKDTQYVDGRLLAKEVTLLQSLIAQADSITCDSKSNALLAALKTGFAELAKLGAQRKALIFTESRKTQTFLAGFLEKNGYAGKVIQFNGSNNHPQAKAAYEQFKQRYQDTDRFTGSKAVDIRSALIEAFREKGEILLATEAAAEGVNLQFCSFVVNHDMPWNPQRVEQRIGRCHRYGQKFDVVVLNFLNQDNHADQRVHMLLDEKFNLFDGVFGASDHVLGTLENGIDFERRILDILKTCRDAQAIEAAFNRLQSELEDVIQDKMGKAKQQLMEHFDADVHEHLQTQRHDAELALNRIQEKFWKLAQWGLAENAKFDHQRFSLDLLTSPDEKIPSGQHRLISAAKQDKNDTGDHHLLRLSSPLGEWLLETAKMQELPTHELYFDLSSHPKKISMLEPFKGQCGWLRVERLRVQTDTDEDFLLVSGITDDLKSMDVECLERLWDLFALDQGPQTLSDAADTRLCQELEQHRQSILLKHSQGVGKRLQQLQDQLEQWAEDKVEPEKQKLEDLRNQKRQYRRQARSANTIDEQLGSQTQARQTEKRIRKQEEVIAQLQDKLDDKLDEMFDKLKTSSQQKATPQTVLTVKWKIV, via the coding sequence ATGCCAACAGAAACTTCTTTACAAGTAGACAGAATATCAGATCAGCAGGCATGTTATTACGCGCATGAGTTAACGCGAGTAGGTGCTGTTGGCGAAATAGATCGTTTGAGTGCAACTTTGTTCGATGCCAAGGTAGACTTGAATCCTCATCAAGTTGATGCAGCACTTTTTGCAATATCTAATCCCCTGCAAAAAGGCGTAATACTCGCTGATGAAGTTGGGTTAGGTAAAACAATTGAGGCCGGACTAGTTCTTTGTCAAAAATGGGCAGAACGTAAGCGTCGATTGATTATTGTTTCTCCCGCACATATACGAAAGCAGTGGCAAAGCGAGCTTGCCGACAAATTTAACCTGCCAAGTATTGTGATGGATCGCAAGATCTTCAACCAGTTTAAACGAGAAGGCCATATTAACCCATTTGACTGTGGGAAAATCATTGTAATTTCATACGGTTTTGCCGCGCGTATGCAAGACGAACTCCGCGCTACTTCCTTCGATTTGGTAGTGTTTGATGAGGCTCACAAACTCCGAAACGCCTATCAGCCTAGTCGCAAGCAAGGGCAGAAGTTGCGATGGGCTTTTGAACTACGTCAAAAGCTACTCCTCACTGCAACACCCTTGCAAAATAGTTTATTGGAGTTGTATGGCCTCGGTTGGATGATTGACGAGCACCTCTTTGGCGACAAAGGTGCTTTCCAAAGTCGGTACTGCCGGGCGGACGGGGACATTGAAGGCCTACGTCATCGTCTTAGCCAGTTCTGCAAAAGGACACTACGAAAAGACTGTGAATACGTGCGATATACAAAACGCCGCGCTATTACGCATCCCTTTACACAAAGCCAAGCAGAGAAAAACCTTTACGCTGATGTTCTCGCTTTCATGCAGCAAGACGAAAGCTATGCCTTTCCAGTTAAACAACGCCAATTGGTCGAAATCGTCGTCTTTAAAGCACTTGCTTCATCTCCCCAAGCATTGGCAGGCACATTGCGAACCATGCTTAAACGGCTTGAGAATTTACGTGATGGGATGAAGAAAAATGGGGGCGATGATTACTGGGATGAACTTGCAGCAGACGAAGATCTTGATATCGAAGATCTTGTTGATGAGTGGGATGAGGATGAAGATACCAACAAAGACACGCAATACGTCGATGGCCGCCTGCTCGCCAAAGAAGTTACACTCCTTCAATCGCTTATTGCACAAGCAGACAGCATTACATGTGACAGTAAATCCAACGCACTACTTGCTGCACTCAAGACTGGGTTCGCAGAGCTGGCGAAGCTCGGAGCACAGCGTAAAGCCCTTATCTTTACCGAGAGTCGTAAAACCCAAACCTTCCTCGCTGGATTTCTAGAGAAGAACGGTTACGCAGGCAAGGTCATCCAGTTCAACGGCAGCAACAACCACCCGCAAGCCAAAGCTGCATATGAGCAATTCAAACAGCGTTACCAAGACACCGACCGTTTTACGGGCAGCAAGGCAGTCGATATCCGTAGTGCCTTGATCGAAGCATTCCGTGAAAAAGGCGAAATTTTGCTTGCCACTGAAGCCGCCGCCGAGGGCGTCAATCTTCAATTCTGCTCGTTCGTTGTCAATCATGACATGCCTTGGAACCCTCAGCGGGTGGAACAACGCATCGGCCGCTGTCACCGTTACGGACAAAAGTTCGACGTGGTCGTTTTAAATTTTCTGAATCAGGACAATCACGCCGACCAGCGTGTCCATATGCTGCTTGATGAAAAGTTCAATCTTTTTGATGGCGTGTTTGGAGCCAGTGATCACGTCCTTGGTACGCTGGAGAATGGCATAGACTTCGAGCGGCGCATCCTCGATATACTCAAAACCTGCCGTGACGCCCAAGCCATCGAAGCGGCCTTCAATCGTTTGCAAAGTGAACTGGAAGATGTCATCCAAGACAAGATGGGCAAGGCTAAACAGCAGCTCATGGAGCACTTCGATGCCGATGTCCATGAACACCTCCAAACTCAGCGTCATGATGCCGAGCTGGCGCTTAACCGTATCCAAGAAAAATTCTGGAAGCTTGCTCAGTGGGGGCTAGCGGAGAATGCAAAGTTCGATCATCAGCGATTTAGTCTGGATCTGCTTACTTCGCCTGATGAGAAGATTCCGTCAGGCCAGCACCGGCTGATTTCTGCTGCCAAGCAGGACAAGAACGATACAGGCGACCATCATCTATTGCGGCTATCCAGTCCCTTAGGAGAGTGGCTCTTGGAAACTGCCAAGATGCAGGAATTGCCAACGCATGAACTGTATTTTGATCTTTCTTCACATCCAAAGAAAATTAGCATGCTTGAGCCGTTTAAGGGACAATGTGGCTGGCTTCGAGTCGAACGTCTTCGAGTTCAAACCGATACGGATGAAGACTTCCTCTTGGTCAGCGGGATCACTGACGACCTCAAGAGCATGGATGTCGAGTGCCTTGAGCGTCTTTGGGACCTTTTTGCTTTAGATCAAGGACCACAAACGCTTAGCGACGCTGCCGACACTCGATTGTGCCAAGAGCTTGAGCAACATCGCCAGAGTATCTTGCTGAAACATTCGCAAGGGGTTGGAAAACGTCTTCAGCAATTACAAGACCAGCTTGAACAGTGGGCTGAAGACAAGGTGGAACCCGAGAAGCAGAAACTCGAAGATTTGCGTAACCAAAAACGCCAGTACCGCCGACAAGCTCGATCGGCTAACACGATCGACGAGCAACTGGGTAGCCAAACTCAAGCTAGACAAACCGAAAAGCGGATTCGCAAGCAGGAAGAAGTGATCGCTCAGTTGCAAGACAAGCTCGATGACAAGCTCGATGAGATGTTTGATAAACTGAAAACAAGCAGCCAGCAAAAGGCCACACCCCAGACCGTCCTAACCGTGAAGTGGAAAATCGTATGA
- a CDS encoding site-specific DNA-methyltransferase translates to MTIAQSNTLEQLDGESLDLLDQRLQALKALLPEAFDLDGNLVKDKLLESLKPASYEPSDDIPAFGLAWPGKQQAFAAAGVPTTATLRPCPDQSVDFDTTKNLLIEGDNLEVLKTLQRSYHGKVKMIYIDPPYNTGKDFVYPDNYGEGLDTYLKRTEQKDADGFWQSTNSETSGRKHANWLSMMAPRLTLARNLLREDGVILISIDDNEVANLRLLCDEVFGAENCLATLVWDKNRKNDAKYFSVGHEYMLVYAKSKSVLVEQSIIYRGEKEGVDQLKEVFESLRSSHGDNWGVIRDGLLKYYKDIPEDDPREPLKRYRKVDEQGPYRDDGNINWPGGGGPTYDVLHPVTKKVCTLPTSGWRYPTPERFWEEVEKGNIVFGEDEVKVPSVRTNIFEKHDQVMASVHYSYAQTATNQFNELFGGQRVFENPKPTKDLKTLTAYVTEKEDLVLDFFAGSGTTGHAVMAQNAEDGGNRRYICVQLPEPLDEPVTLDDGVVCETIFDLTRERLKRAGSKIKEEAGLNAEKIDTGLRVFKLDSSNFTPWNSEPTSSQTDMLERLEQLADHTVPGRTETDILWEILLKMGLVLDLQLERFEVEGTSFFGVGDRTKVISTETSIPTAALEALLDQDIPPSELVVLDGAFENDTDRANIATFYKQRKDDDGQPLCNLKVV, encoded by the coding sequence ATGACCATAGCCCAATCCAATACCCTCGAACAACTCGATGGCGAATCCTTGGACCTGCTGGACCAACGCCTTCAAGCTCTCAAAGCCTTGCTCCCCGAAGCCTTTGACCTTGATGGCAACCTTGTCAAAGACAAACTGCTCGAATCGCTCAAGCCTGCCAGCTATGAGCCCAGCGATGACATCCCAGCCTTCGGTCTGGCGTGGCCGGGCAAACAACAAGCCTTCGCCGCTGCGGGTGTACCAACGACTGCGACGCTACGCCCTTGCCCGGATCAATCCGTCGACTTCGACACAACAAAGAACTTGCTCATTGAAGGCGACAACCTCGAAGTCCTCAAAACCCTTCAGCGCAGCTACCACGGCAAGGTCAAGATGATCTACATCGACCCGCCCTACAACACCGGCAAAGATTTTGTCTACCCAGACAACTACGGCGAAGGTCTGGACACCTACCTCAAACGCACTGAGCAAAAAGATGCAGACGGGTTCTGGCAGAGCACCAACAGTGAAACCAGTGGCCGGAAGCATGCGAACTGGCTGAGCATGATGGCCCCGCGCCTCACGCTTGCTCGTAACCTGCTCCGCGAAGACGGTGTGATCCTTATTTCGATTGATGATAATGAGGTTGCCAATCTGCGGCTACTCTGCGATGAGGTGTTTGGGGCAGAGAACTGTCTGGCAACACTTGTTTGGGACAAGAACCGGAAAAATGACGCAAAATATTTTTCCGTCGGACATGAATACATGCTTGTCTACGCAAAGAGCAAGTCTGTGCTTGTGGAACAAAGTATTATCTATCGAGGTGAAAAGGAAGGTGTTGATCAGCTTAAGGAAGTATTCGAAAGTTTAAGGAGTAGTCATGGCGATAACTGGGGCGTTATTCGCGATGGTTTGCTGAAATACTACAAAGATATTCCTGAAGACGATCCACGAGAACCATTGAAACGGTATCGCAAAGTTGACGAGCAAGGCCCTTACCGTGATGACGGAAATATCAACTGGCCAGGGGGTGGTGGCCCTACATACGATGTTTTGCATCCTGTAACAAAGAAGGTTTGCACACTTCCTACAAGCGGGTGGCGTTATCCGACTCCGGAGCGTTTTTGGGAAGAAGTTGAGAAGGGTAATATTGTATTTGGCGAAGATGAAGTAAAAGTACCTTCGGTAAGAACAAATATTTTCGAGAAACATGACCAAGTCATGGCCAGTGTTCACTATAGCTATGCACAAACAGCCACAAATCAGTTCAATGAACTATTTGGCGGCCAGCGTGTTTTTGAGAATCCGAAACCAACCAAGGATCTGAAAACCCTAACTGCGTACGTTACTGAAAAAGAAGATTTAGTCCTCGATTTCTTCGCAGGCTCTGGCACGACAGGTCATGCGGTGATGGCGCAGAATGCGGAAGATGGCGGCAATCGCCGATATATTTGCGTGCAACTTCCCGAACCTTTGGATGAGCCGGTGACACTTGACGATGGCGTAGTCTGCGAGACCATCTTCGACCTGACCCGCGAACGCCTCAAACGGGCAGGCAGCAAGATTAAAGAAGAAGCAGGACTCAATGCCGAGAAAATCGATACCGGGTTGCGCGTGTTCAAACTCGATAGCAGCAACTTCACCCCCTGGAACAGCGAGCCGACAAGTAGCCAAACGGACATGCTGGAGCGGCTGGAGCAGTTAGCAGACCACACCGTACCGGGCCGAACTGAAACGGACATTCTCTGGGAAATTCTGCTGAAAATGGGTCTAGTCTTGGACTTGCAACTCGAACGATTTGAGGTCGAAGGCACGAGCTTCTTCGGCGTGGGCGACCGAACCAAAGTGATCAGCACGGAGACGTCGATCCCGACCGCTGCGTTGGAAGCTTTGCTGGATCAGGACATCCCGCCGTCCGAATTGGTTGTGCTGGATGGTGCATTTGAAAACGACACTGACAGAGCCAACATTGCCACGTTCTACAAACAACGAAAAGATGACGACGGCCAACCCCTTTGTAATTTGAAGGTGGTATAA